The Tripterygium wilfordii isolate XIE 37 chromosome 5, ASM1340144v1, whole genome shotgun sequence genome window below encodes:
- the LOC119998212 gene encoding condensin complex subunit 3 codes for MGGREGEKKLMQQIAKILDEARTSNATHLRKLKELSAVRSKSPSPAHFVSAFSKTLTPIFLVQRRIASAERIIRFVAAFASTRNNDPDCDCFLEEFLKFLLVAASSASKTARFRACQITSEIIMQLPDDAEVSNELWDEVIECMKIRALDKVPGIRTFAVRALSRFINDAENGDILDLFLEVLPLEQNVEVRKTIVLSLPPSNATSQVIIDCTVDASESVRKAAYHVLANRFPLQSLSIKLRTLILQRGVADRSEVVSKECLKLMKDEWFAKCCDEDPVKLLKYLDVETYEYVGESVMVTLLKAGLVKLHDSGSINQHILSSDKNEGDPAGCAENIQLMEPEVSLFWRTVCKHLQTEAQAKGSDAASTMGAEAGIYAAEASDNNDLLERILPATVSDFIVLAKAHIDTGPNYRFASRQLLLLGAILDFSDSTNRKLASAFVKDLLHQHLEHEEDDEGNKIVIGDGINLGGDRDWADAVSSFAMKVHAASGEFEEIVLEVIEELAQPCRERTADFMQWMHCLAVTSLLLENAKSFRWLQCKAIGPDELLQSLLLPGAKHVHLDVQRAAVRCLGLFGLLEKKPSEELVKQLRLSYIKGPAPISTVACKALLDLIMWHGPQEVDRALRQDLSSKFRDETVNYRTVNLSEIDGDLNIELLDLLYAGLDQNDCGKSTESDENDRVEAVLGEGFAKILLLSEKYPSIPASLHPLILAKLINLYFSNETTDQQRLKQCLSVFFEHYPSLSANHKKCLSKAYVLVMRSMWPGIYGNAGGSALIVSNKRKRAVQASRFMLQMMQAPIYVKDAEIRDESCSGDFAQTIDASGQPSFECGEEGLAIHIATEVARFHAKKTPAEKAYVSALCRILVLLHFRSSEQVAIKLMRRLLNLVVESILTEKDLVKELKRMAEHLQSLNGQQDEELSQDQANIVLGRLELDFDLDINSRVAMPETPAPRSTRPSHTRRRVRCEESSDEEHSPTSVVPPVTSTLSTRSQRASKTAAMTKMTVNRGNRIDENDEGEEGSELTSEEDSDVSEHYGE; via the exons ATGGGGGgcagagagggagagaagaaaCTGATGCAACAAATCGCAAAAATTCTGGATGAAGCCAGGACATCAAATGCCACACACCTTCGCAAGCTCAAGGAGCTCTCCGCCGTCCGATCTAAATCACCGTCCCCAGCCCACTTCGTCTCCGCTTtttccaaaaccctaaccccaaTTTTCCTGGTCCAGCGCCGAATTGCCTCCGCTGAGCGCATCATCAGGTTCGTTGCCGCCTTCGCCAGCACCCGTAACAATGACCCAGACTGCGACTGCTTCTTGGAGGAATTCCTTAAGTTCCTTCTGGTTGCAGCATCTTCTGCCAGCAAGACGGCGAGGTTTCGAGCCTGTCAGATCACATCTGAG ATCATAATGCAGTTGCCAGATGATGCCGAGGTGAGCAATGAGCTGTGGGATGAAGTCATAGAATGCATGAAGATTCGGGCACTGGACAAGGTTCCTGGTATACGTACATTTGCCGTTAGGGCTCTTTCACGCTTCATAAATGATGCTGAGAACGGTGACATCCTTGATTTATTTCTTGAGGTGCTTCCCCTTGAGCAAAATGTG GAGGTCCGTAAGACAATTGTGTTATCACTGCCTCCTTCAAATGCAACTTCACAAGTAATCATTGATTGCACAGTGGATGCAAGTGAGTCAGTCCGGAAGGCCGCATACCATGTTCTAGCTAATAGATTTCCTCTTCAAAGTCTCAG CATCAAACTAAGGACATTAATTCTTCAAAGAGGAGTTGCTGACCGCTCTGAAGTCGTCTCAAAAGAGtgtttaaagttaatgaaagaTGAGTGGTTTGCAAAGTGCTGTGACGAAGATCCTGTGAAGCTTCTTAAGTATCTTGATGTGGAAACATACGAATATGTTGGGGAGTCTGTGATGGTGACTTTGTTGAAAGCCGGTCTAGTGAAATTACATGATAGTGGAAGTATAAACCAACATATATTATCCTCTGACAAAAACGAAG GAGACCCAGCAGGTTGTGCTGAAAACATACAGCTGATGGAACCAGAAGTTTCTCTTTTCTGGAGGACTGTATGCAAGCACTTGCAGACAGAAGCACAG GCCAAAGGCTCTGATGCTGCTTCTACAATGGGCGCTGAAGCTGGAATATATGCAGCAGAGGCTTCAGATAACAATGACCTTCTTGAAAGGATACTTCCTGCAACGGTTTCTGATTTCATAGTATTGGCCAAGGCTCATATAGATACTG GACCAAATTATCGATTTGCATCTCGGCAGTTACTATTGCTCGGGGCAATTCTTGATTTCTCTGATTCTACAAATAGAAAATTGGCTAGTGCATTTGTGAAGGATTTATTGCACCAGCACCTTGAGCACGAAGAGGATGATGAAGGGAACAAAATTGTTATTGGAGACGGAATAAATCTTGGTGGAGACAGAGACTGGGCTGATGCAGTGTCCAGTTTTGCAATGAAGGTCCATGCTGCTAGCGGcgaatttgaagaaattgtccTCGAGGTTATAGAGGAGCTTGCCCAACCTTGCAGGGAGAGAACTGCAGATTTCATGCAGTGGATGCATTGCCTTGCTGTGACTAGCCTTCTCTTGGAAAATGCAAAATCATTTCGCTGGCTTCAGTGCAAGGCTATTGGACCTGATGAGCTACTGCAGTCCTTGTTACTTCCTGGG GCAAAACATGTTCACTTGGATGTGCAGAGAGCTGCTGTAAGGTGTCTTGGCCTTTTTGGGCTGTTAGAGAAGAAGCCCAGTGAGGAACTTGTAAAGCAGTTAAGACTTTCCTATATCAAAGGTCCCGCTCCAATTAGCACTGTAGCTTGTAAGGCATTACTCGATCTCATAATGTGGCATGGTCCTCAGGAGGTTGACAGAGCCCTGAGGCAGGATCTTTCATCAAAATTTCGAGATGAAACTGTTAATTATAGAACAGTGAACTTGTCTGAAATTGATGGGGATTTAAATATTGAATTGCTTGATCTATTATATGCTGGTCTCGACCAAAATGATTGTGGCAAATCTACAGAAAGTGATGAAAATGACAGAGTAGAAGCTGTTCTTGGGGAGGGCTTTGCAAAGATTCTTCTACTTAGTGAGAAGTATCCGAGCATACCAGCTTCTTTACATCCTTTGATCTTAGCCAAACTAATAAACCTGTATTTCAGCAATGAAACAACTGACCAGCAGAG GTTGAAACAATGTTTATCTGTATTCTTTGAGCACTACCCTTCCCTCTCAGCTAATCACAAG AAGTGTTTGTCCAAGGCTTACGTTCTAGTCATGCGTTCAATGTGGCCCGGCATCTATGGAAATGCTGGAGGTTCTGCGCTAATTGTGTCTAACAAGCGTAAGCGTGCGGTCCAGGCATCACGATTCATGCTGCAGATGATGCAGGCCCCTATATATGTGAAAGATGCTGAAATTAGAGATGAAAGTTGTAGTGGAGACTTCGCTCAGACCATAGATGCATCTGGGCAGCCTTCATTTGAATGTGGGGAGGAGGGGCTAGCAATACATATTGCTACTGAG GTGGCAAGGTTCCACGCAAAGAAAACACCGGCTGAGAAGGCGTATGTTTCAGCACTATGTAGGATACTCGTCTTGTTGCATTTCCGGTCATCAGAACAAGTGGCCATAAAATTGATGAGGAGGCTATTGAATCTTGTTGTTGAATCCATATTGACAGAAAAAGATCTTGTAAAAGAGTTGAAGCGCATGGCGGAGCATCTTCAGTCATTAAATGGGCAGCAGGATGAGGAATTGTCGCAAGATCAAGCTAATATTGTTTTGG GAAGGTTAGAGCTGGACTTTGACCTGGATATTAATAGCAGGGTTGCAATGCCTGAAACACCGGCCCCACGCTCGACCAGACCATCCCATACCAGAAGAAGAGTGAGGTGTGAAGAGTCTTCTGATGAAGAACATTCACCCACGTCTGTTGTTCCTCCTGTAACTAGCACTCTTAGTACCCGCTCTCAAAGGGCCAGCAAAACTGCAGCAATGACGAAAATGACTGTCAACAGAGGCAACAGAATTGACGAAAATGATGAAGGGGAAGAAGGCTCAGAGCTGACATCAGAAGAAGATTCTGATGTGTCGGAACATTATGGTGAATGA
- the LOC119998859 gene encoding 15.7 kDa heat shock protein, peroxisomal, translating into MGDALFGHPFRSFFWRPPIFREWSGSTALMDWLESPNAHIFKINVPGFSKEDIKVQIEDGNILHIKGEGKKKDEEPNGKDTTVWHVAERGTGNGEFSRQIELPENVKLDQIKAQVENGVLTIVVPKDSSSKQSKSRNINVTSKL; encoded by the exons ATGGGTGATGCTCTGTTTGGGCACCCTTTCAGGAGCTTCTTCTGGAGGCCTCCGATCTTTCGTGAATGGTCCGGGTCTACTGCACTTATGGACTGGCTTGAGTCCCCTAATGCCCACATCTTCAAAATCAATGTGCCAG GGTTTAGCAAGGAAGATATAAAGGTGCAAATAGAGGATGGGAACATATTGCATATTAAAGGTGAAGGAAAGAAGAAGGATGAGGAGCCCAATGGCAAAGACACTACTGTTTGGCATGTAGCAGAGAGAGGGACTGGTAATGGAGAATTTTCAAGGCAAATTGAATTGCCGGAGAATGTGAAGTTGGATCAAATCAAGGCCCAGGTTGAAAATGGTGTCCTCACCATTGTTGTCCCCAAGGATTCAAGCTCAAAACAGTCCAAATCCAGAAATATTAACGTCACTAGCAAGCTCTGA